Proteins encoded in a region of the Anopheles ziemanni chromosome 2, idAnoZiCoDA_A2_x.2, whole genome shotgun sequence genome:
- the LOC131281357 gene encoding uncharacterized protein LOC131281357, which translates to MGDMLYEAIGIVVGFLLIVWMCRMCCRKRTSDGMVITTTPVVITSEVHRVATGTQATPAGVVVQGHTGGTAVFPSMPTTYPSMPAPYPAHQPYPAQPYPVVQQYPAQSGIPAPLHDAQFLPLPPMMQHPIPGPPSNAAVPAINPPSYDQAMSNNYAPQAPYNPDFKGGQ; encoded by the exons ATGGGCGATATGCTGTATGAAGCTATAGGAATTGTCGTCGGATTTCTGCtcattgtttggatgtgcagAATGTGTTGTCGAAAGCGAACGAGCGACGGAATGGTGATAACCACGA CGCCGGTGGTCATTACATCGGAAGTCCATCGTGTTGCCACAGGAACACAGGCTACACCTGCCGGAGTGGTGGTACAGGGACACACTGGCGGAACGgcagtttttccttcaatGCCGACCACGTACCCGAGTATGCCTGCACCTTATCCTGCACATCAGCCATATCCTGCTCAGCCATACCCAGTCGTGCAGCAGTATCCTGCCCAGTCTGGCATCCCGGCCCCTCTTCATGATGCTCAGTTTCTGCCGCTCCCCCCGATGATGCAACATCCTATTCCCGGTCCTCCGTCTAATGCCGCTGTTCCTGCTATTAATCCACCCAGCTACGACCAAGCGATGAGCAACAATTACGCTCCGCAAGCACCATACAATCCGGACTTTAAGGGTGGCCAATAA
- the LOC131281963 gene encoding uncharacterized protein LOC131281963 translates to MADMLFEILGLVLWCMLIIFLVRTCCGKRTNDGMVINPTPLVITSEVHRTATGTQITPAGDNTGGTAVYPPMPTTYPSMPAPFPAPQPYADAQQYLTQSGAAVSPSHIQFPPLPPTMQLPIFGSPSSATVPDINPPSYDQAITNDYPSQAPYNPDFKGGY, encoded by the exons ATGGCAGAtatgttgtttgaaattttaggACTTGTCCTCTGGTGTATGCTAATCATTTTTTTAGTGCGAACGTGTTGTGGAAAGCGCACAAACGATGGCATGGTGATAAACCCGA CGCCGTTGGTCATTACGTCGGAAGTCCATCGTACTGCCACAGGAACGCAGATAACACCTGCCGGCGACAACACTGGCGGAACGGCAGTTTATCCTCCAATGCCGACCACGTACCCGTCCATGCCTGCACCTTTTCCTGCCCCTCAGCCATACGCAGATGCTCAGCAGTATCTTACCCAGTCCGGCGCCGCAGTTTCTCCCAGCCACATTCAGTTTCCGCCGCTCCCCCCGACGATGCAACTACCTATTTTCGGTTCTCCGTCCTCTGCCACCGTTCCCGATATAAATCCGCCAAGCTACGACCAAGCGATTACAAACGATTACCCTTCGCAAGCACCTTACAATCCGGACTTCAAGGGAGGATATTAA